A genome region from Paenibacillus sp. J23TS9 includes the following:
- a CDS encoding DUF4832 domain-containing protein, translating to MLNARMARQGWKMLVFVLLGSMLLMNFKLPHADATGEWQAQTYDPNKPGLELNPLKGFLPFSKLPSESTDPNNSFPHSMEWFYVSLRDLMTGWNTYNWAPLDAYLDDIASRGNQAAFRVYVDYPGRTTGIPQFLINGGLMTRDYDQNGNHDTATHSLAPDWNDANLNLALRQFVTALGARYDGDPRIGFVTAGLYGFWGEWHTWPYNADPTNWEMNPGNRDALLSSFKDAFRKTQVLARYPYSASTAALKNAFGYHDDSFSYETLFQNDWDFWSLVTQNGLQNIWQTHPIGGELYPPLQQDPSFWQQWPNPNGEDFQTSVETTHASWLMYDRVYKSSLPNETASANALRAHKMLGYTLYNSSVQLADSPASSLKVGVKLRNKGVAPFYYNWPVEFGVLSANDTWIKSLGTANWNLASVLPGDTDYAFSFSANHNLTPGNYKLVMRIVNPLAGGKTLRFANTRQDANREGWLTLTGFHVSASATTSTVLPDPPVTPVTPPPSGAIAYEAEAPGNTLGGSAVVASCATCSGGSKVGYLGNGSGTLRFNGVTVQSAGDYTLKIAYLNGEASRSTVLSVNGGAGVPLSFPSSGGWETVASLEKTVHLQAGSNTLLFTQPTGYAPDIDRILVSASPVVSKKQ from the coding sequence ATGTTAAATGCAAGAATGGCAAGGCAAGGATGGAAGATGCTCGTCTTCGTTCTGCTCGGCTCGATGCTGCTCATGAACTTCAAGCTTCCGCATGCCGACGCCACCGGCGAGTGGCAGGCTCAAACATACGACCCCAACAAGCCGGGACTGGAGTTGAACCCGCTGAAGGGCTTCTTGCCTTTCTCCAAGCTGCCCTCGGAGAGCACTGACCCGAACAACAGCTTCCCCCATAGCATGGAATGGTTCTACGTCTCGCTCCGCGATCTGATGACCGGCTGGAACACGTACAATTGGGCACCGCTGGACGCCTATCTGGACGATATCGCGAGCCGGGGCAACCAGGCGGCCTTCCGCGTCTACGTGGACTATCCTGGACGCACGACGGGAATTCCGCAGTTTCTGATCAACGGCGGGCTCATGACCCGTGATTACGATCAGAACGGCAATCACGATACGGCCACGCACAGCTTGGCCCCGGATTGGAACGACGCCAATCTCAATTTGGCGCTGCGTCAGTTCGTCACCGCGCTCGGTGCGCGTTACGACGGTGATCCCCGGATCGGCTTCGTGACGGCGGGGCTGTACGGCTTCTGGGGAGAGTGGCATACCTGGCCTTACAATGCCGACCCGACGAATTGGGAGATGAACCCAGGCAACCGGGACGCGCTGCTGTCCTCGTTTAAGGATGCATTCCGCAAGACCCAAGTGTTAGCTCGGTATCCTTATTCCGCGAGCACGGCCGCTTTAAAAAACGCCTTTGGATACCATGACGATTCCTTCTCCTACGAGACGCTGTTCCAGAATGATTGGGACTTCTGGAGTCTCGTCACCCAGAACGGTCTGCAGAACATCTGGCAGACGCATCCGATCGGAGGCGAGCTTTATCCGCCGCTCCAGCAGGATCCGAGCTTCTGGCAGCAGTGGCCGAACCCGAACGGCGAAGATTTCCAGACCTCGGTCGAGACAACGCATGCCTCCTGGCTCATGTACGATCGAGTGTACAAATCCTCGCTTCCGAACGAGACCGCCTCGGCTAACGCACTGCGGGCGCATAAAATGCTTGGCTACACGCTGTACAACTCCTCGGTTCAGCTGGCCGACTCTCCGGCATCCTCGCTGAAGGTTGGCGTCAAGCTCCGGAATAAGGGCGTTGCTCCGTTCTACTACAATTGGCCGGTCGAGTTCGGCGTGCTGAGCGCCAATGATACCTGGATCAAGTCACTGGGGACCGCCAACTGGAATCTGGCAAGCGTCCTGCCTGGCGATACGGACTACGCCTTTTCGTTCAGCGCGAACCACAACCTGACTCCCGGCAACTACAAGCTGGTGATGCGGATCGTCAACCCGCTTGCTGGCGGCAAGACGCTTCGTTTCGCGAATACGCGGCAGGACGCGAACCGTGAGGGCTGGCTGACACTTACGGGCTTCCACGTGTCCGCGAGCGCCACGACTTCGACCGTACTGCCTGATCCGCCCGTGACGCCGGTCACACCTCCGCCTTCCGGCGCTATCGCCTATGAGGCGGAGGCGCCCGGCAACACGCTTGGTGGCTCTGCTGTCGTCGCGAGCTGTGCGACCTGCTCCGGCGGGAGCAAGGTCGGATATCTGGGCAACGGCAGCGGTACGCTGCGGTTCAACGGAGTCACGGTGCAATCCGCCGGCGACTACACGCTGAAGATCGCTTATTTGAACGGCGAAGCAAGCCGCTCCACCGTGTTAAGCGTGAACGGCGGCGCGGGCGTGCCGCTCAGCTTCCCGAGCTCCGGCGGCTGGGAGACGGTCGCCTCGCTTGAGAAGACCGTGCATCTGCAGGCCGGGTCCAATACGCTCCTGTTTACCCAGCCGACGGGATACGCGCCGGATATCGACCGCATCCTTGTGAGCGCAAGTCCGGTCGTTTCGAAGAAGCAATAA
- a CDS encoding phosphotransferase enzyme family protein produces MNEAFNADTEDSRRLLLVQAEAALTAALEQYELNEKDIDFIQVSEHVTYKIKDETGCSYLLRIHPGVASSREIASEMEWLDYLSEKRGLVVPTGVVNREGSYVTEVETERGRVWQVSVLRWIEGEHEEGNYSDRQIRQMGVLLAQMHQAARSFQPPVGFIRPTWGTEIFEKETARLKKHYRSFLTAEEFSLYEQAAGKITDHMSAMQRNEESFGMIHADFHGGNLVFKDGDPYPIDFGRCGFGHYSYDLAQAFLGLYPGQRQIFLEGYESLLPIIADTDGIHTLETFFIKSLIENQSYHAPHPWEAAELRESKPYSLALIRHYLDAKPFLFNGIPV; encoded by the coding sequence ATGAACGAAGCTTTTAACGCGGATACAGAAGACAGCAGAAGATTGCTCCTGGTTCAGGCAGAAGCCGCACTAACAGCCGCACTTGAGCAGTATGAGTTAAATGAAAAAGATATTGATTTTATCCAAGTGTCTGAGCATGTGACGTATAAAATTAAAGACGAAACAGGATGTTCTTATCTGCTGCGCATTCATCCAGGTGTGGCATCTTCGAGAGAAATCGCCTCGGAAATGGAATGGCTCGATTATTTGTCCGAGAAGCGGGGCCTGGTGGTTCCGACAGGAGTTGTGAACCGTGAAGGTTCTTATGTAACTGAGGTGGAAACAGAACGCGGACGCGTCTGGCAGGTTTCGGTTCTGCGCTGGATCGAAGGAGAGCACGAAGAAGGGAATTACAGCGATCGGCAAATCCGGCAGATGGGTGTCCTGCTGGCGCAGATGCATCAAGCAGCCCGTTCGTTTCAGCCCCCGGTGGGATTTATTCGTCCAACCTGGGGAACAGAGATATTCGAGAAGGAAACGGCAAGGCTTAAAAAGCACTATCGAAGCTTCCTGACAGCGGAAGAATTCAGTCTGTATGAGCAGGCTGCGGGGAAAATCACAGACCATATGTCCGCAATGCAGAGGAATGAGGAAAGTTTTGGTATGATTCATGCTGATTTCCATGGAGGAAATTTGGTGTTCAAAGACGGCGACCCTTATCCAATTGATTTTGGACGCTGTGGTTTCGGTCATTATTCGTATGATCTGGCCCAGGCTTTCTTAGGGTTGTATCCGGGGCAGCGCCAGATATTTCTTGAGGGTTACGAAAGCCTTCTACCGATTATTGCAGATACGGATGGCATACATACGCTGGAAACCTTTTTTATCAAGTCGCTGATCGAAAATCAGAGCTATCATGCCCCGCATCCGTGGGAAGCAGCGGAGCTGCGGGAGAGCAAACCGTACAGCTTGGCATTAATCCGTCATTATTTGGATGCAAAGCCTTTTCTGTTCAATGGCATTCCCGTTTAA
- a CDS encoding SDR family oxidoreductase: MMGTLKEGAVALVTGSSSGFGMLTCIELALRGFVVIAGIRRMETQAKLMEAAEQAGVSARIHTTQLDVTNDAEVQQAAAYIWNQYGRLDVLINNAGTAYGGFIEEVPAEVWVEQMNTNFHGMVHVTQAVLPLMRKQGKGRIIQVSSISGRIGFPGYGPYASSKFALEGFSECLALEVKPFGIDVVMVEPGAYGTPIWDKGFTQMSTTSGSPYQRMLDKVLAFSRKSAQQGGNPKEVARLVAHIACIERPSFRYALPRSTRLTIGAKALMPARLFQRLLASVLERS, from the coding sequence ATGATGGGGACTTTGAAGGAGGGAGCTGTTGCGCTGGTTACCGGCAGCTCCAGCGGTTTTGGAATGCTGACATGCATTGAGCTGGCCTTGCGGGGGTTCGTCGTTATCGCAGGCATACGGAGAATGGAGACGCAGGCCAAGCTGATGGAAGCGGCGGAGCAGGCAGGAGTAAGTGCACGTATTCATACAACCCAGCTGGATGTAACGAACGATGCTGAGGTGCAGCAGGCAGCGGCATATATTTGGAATCAATATGGACGTTTGGATGTGCTCATTAACAATGCGGGGACCGCATATGGGGGCTTTATCGAGGAGGTGCCTGCCGAGGTCTGGGTGGAACAGATGAATACGAATTTTCATGGAATGGTACATGTCACGCAGGCGGTACTTCCTTTGATGCGGAAACAGGGCAAGGGCCGGATCATCCAGGTGAGCAGCATCAGCGGCCGCATCGGGTTTCCGGGCTACGGCCCTTATGCTTCTTCAAAATTCGCACTGGAAGGCTTCAGTGAATGTCTTGCGCTGGAGGTCAAGCCTTTTGGCATCGATGTGGTCATGGTTGAACCGGGGGCTTATGGTACACCGATCTGGGATAAGGGTTTTACGCAGATGAGCACAACCTCGGGTTCTCCCTATCAGAGGATGCTGGACAAAGTACTTGCCTTCTCGCGTAAAAGCGCACAACAAGGAGGCAACCCGAAAGAGGTCGCCAGGCTGGTTGCTCATATTGCCTGCATAGAGCGCCCGTCATTCCGGTACGCGCTGCCCCGAAGCACAAGGCTTACGATCGGAGCGAAGGCGTTGATGCCGGCGCGATTGTTCCAGAGGCTCCTGGCATCCGTCCTAGAGCGGTCCTAG
- the asd gene encoding archaetidylserine decarboxylase (Phosphatidylserine decarboxylase is synthesized as a single chain precursor. Generation of the pyruvoyl active site from a Ser is coupled to cleavage of a Gly-Ser bond between the larger (beta) and smaller (alpha chains). It is an integral membrane protein.) has product MAKEFLRLMTELSSRKWLSALMGRFSHSRLSRGVIPVFIKSYQIPAHEAEKEIHEYRSLNEFFSRRLKPGMRPVEDGRDVLTSPVDAKITAMGDINAGTILNVKGQDYSVAELLNFSPHLELYKHGYVFVLYLSPTDYHRIHSPITGVRTESEHIKGRAYPVNEFGMTQMKSVLCRNERLITYIAGEYGEVAVVKVGAMNVSSIRYNDDSVTRWNNGDDLAYFEFGSTVVLLIQDGIFTPRPDLKPGDQMRMGQLLGTLHAPSSRKNS; this is encoded by the coding sequence ATGGCAAAAGAATTTTTAAGGCTGATGACAGAGCTCTCCTCGAGAAAGTGGCTTTCTGCATTGATGGGACGCTTCTCTCACAGCAGGCTCAGCCGGGGAGTCATCCCTGTTTTTATAAAAAGCTATCAAATCCCCGCCCATGAAGCGGAAAAAGAGATTCATGAATACCGGAGCCTGAACGAGTTTTTCTCAAGACGTCTCAAGCCGGGCATGCGTCCTGTTGAAGATGGAAGGGATGTGCTGACAAGCCCGGTAGATGCCAAAATTACCGCGATGGGCGACATCAACGCCGGGACCATTCTGAATGTAAAAGGACAGGACTACTCTGTTGCGGAGCTGCTGAACTTCTCTCCTCATTTGGAGCTGTACAAGCACGGATATGTATTTGTGTTATACCTTAGTCCCACCGATTACCACCGCATTCATTCCCCGATCACCGGCGTGCGCACGGAAAGCGAGCATATCAAGGGACGCGCCTATCCGGTCAATGAGTTTGGCATGACGCAAATGAAGTCGGTTCTGTGCCGCAACGAACGGCTGATTACTTATATCGCTGGCGAATACGGCGAAGTCGCGGTAGTGAAGGTAGGCGCCATGAATGTGAGCAGCATTCGTTATAATGACGATAGCGTAACACGATGGAACAATGGCGATGACTTGGCTTATTTTGAATTTGGCTCGACCGTTGTGCTTCTGATCCAGGACGGAATCTTTACTCCGCGCCCAGACCTGAAGCCTGGAGATCAGATGCGGATGGGACAGCTTCTTGGGACGCTTCACGCCCCGTCATCCCGCAAAAACAGCTAG
- a CDS encoding ECF transporter S component translates to MNNALITEKRRGLRLSDLLVTILLSLVIGVVYHFWSSVYDLFKPLFFQADELVYGVWFLAPTLAMLLIRKPGVAILAEVAAAHVEIMFGSEWGIQLVLYSVVQGLAAELIFALLRYRSFRLGTAAFAGAAAALGSLLVDVYYGYVTDYTLWMMLFKYALRIISSAVLAGYLAFALAKALEATGVTQLLRPVTKRDYEALDHD, encoded by the coding sequence ATGAACAACGCATTAATTACCGAAAAAAGAAGGGGGCTCCGGTTGAGCGATTTGCTGGTAACCATTCTGCTATCGCTTGTGATCGGTGTAGTGTACCATTTTTGGAGCTCGGTGTATGACCTGTTTAAACCGCTGTTTTTCCAGGCTGATGAGCTGGTGTATGGTGTCTGGTTTCTCGCACCAACGCTCGCGATGCTGCTGATCCGCAAACCTGGAGTCGCGATACTTGCGGAGGTTGCTGCAGCCCATGTGGAGATCATGTTCGGCAGCGAATGGGGCATCCAGCTGGTGCTGTACAGTGTAGTGCAGGGCCTTGCCGCAGAGCTGATCTTCGCCCTGCTGCGCTACCGCAGCTTCCGGCTGGGCACGGCTGCATTCGCAGGTGCAGCGGCAGCGCTGGGCTCCTTATTGGTCGATGTGTATTATGGCTATGTTACGGATTACACGCTTTGGATGATGTTGTTTAAATATGCGCTGCGTATCATCAGTTCAGCCGTGCTTGCAGGATATCTGGCGTTTGCGCTGGCAAAGGCTCTTGAGGCTACCGGCGTAACGCAGCTTCTGCGGCCGGTGACAAAACGGGATTACGAAGCACTTGACCATGATTGA
- a CDS encoding ABC transporter ATP-binding protein, which yields MIENSAVAQNEEAVAAAVTGLRLKFPDEGSFVFKDLSLSVRRGEKVLLLGPSGCGKSTLLQVLGGLIPHVIEVPLRAEDVVVPRSRGYVFQDPDTQFCMPYVDEELAFVLENRGIKRERMIPQMRGALAAVGLLLDELHVPVDSLSQGMKQRLALASVLLLEPEVIFLDEPSALLDPDGREQMWEAVWRAAEGRTLIVVEHRIEEMADRVDRIILFAPDGSIIGDGSPEWIFRNFRKELQQYGIWYPGVWEDFFRILEMRQMEQRPVMPGHQDPLLALRQFTGFRADHPVIEVQAAEIYPGDFIAVTGPNGAGKSSLLLSLMSLLRFSGHYSLCGELMPETAGARRKERKKTLPPSDRIGYVFQNPEFQFVADTVLDEIGFSMKTRENESSEQVDEKARGFLHSFHLEGLEHRHPYQLSTGQKRRLSMAGAVVCGQSILLLDEPTFGQDARNTFAILNYCMEMQAEGAAIVMVTHEEGIARHVASRVWEVCNGVLKEGTPAGREQPEMRVGT from the coding sequence ATGATTGAGAACAGTGCGGTCGCACAAAACGAGGAAGCCGTTGCCGCAGCGGTTACCGGACTAAGGCTTAAATTTCCGGATGAGGGCAGCTTTGTATTTAAGGATTTGTCTCTTTCAGTCCGCAGGGGGGAGAAGGTTCTGCTGCTTGGCCCCAGCGGCTGCGGCAAATCGACTCTGCTGCAGGTGCTGGGAGGACTGATCCCGCATGTGATTGAAGTGCCGCTAAGAGCGGAGGATGTTGTGGTCCCGAGGTCAAGAGGGTATGTATTTCAGGACCCGGACACCCAGTTTTGCATGCCGTATGTGGATGAAGAACTGGCTTTCGTTCTGGAGAACCGCGGAATAAAGCGGGAGCGTATGATCCCGCAGATGCGGGGGGCCCTTGCTGCGGTCGGTTTGCTGCTGGATGAGCTTCATGTACCGGTGGACAGCCTGTCCCAAGGAATGAAACAGCGGCTCGCCCTGGCGTCTGTTCTGCTGCTAGAGCCAGAGGTTATTTTTCTGGATGAGCCGTCCGCACTCCTTGACCCTGATGGCCGGGAGCAAATGTGGGAGGCCGTGTGGCGCGCGGCGGAAGGTCGTACGTTGATTGTGGTAGAACACCGTATTGAAGAGATGGCGGACCGGGTGGATCGGATCATACTGTTTGCTCCGGACGGAAGCATCATTGGTGACGGAAGCCCGGAATGGATATTCCGCAACTTCCGAAAAGAGCTGCAGCAGTATGGAATCTGGTATCCGGGTGTATGGGAGGACTTCTTCCGAATTCTGGAGATGAGGCAGATGGAGCAAAGACCGGTAATGCCTGGTCATCAAGATCCACTGCTGGCTTTACGCCAATTTACAGGCTTTCGTGCGGATCATCCGGTGATAGAGGTGCAGGCAGCAGAGATCTATCCTGGTGACTTTATCGCTGTTACTGGCCCGAACGGAGCGGGGAAAAGCTCGCTCCTGCTGAGTCTGATGAGCCTTCTGCGTTTCAGCGGGCATTATTCGCTATGCGGAGAGCTGATGCCGGAAACAGCCGGTGCAAGGAGAAAAGAGCGAAAGAAGACCCTTCCCCCTTCAGATCGGATTGGATATGTATTCCAAAACCCGGAGTTTCAGTTTGTAGCCGATACCGTACTGGATGAGATCGGATTTTCCATGAAGACGCGGGAAAATGAGAGCTCAGAGCAGGTTGATGAAAAGGCTCGAGGCTTTCTTCATTCCTTTCATTTGGAGGGTTTGGAGCATCGCCATCCCTATCAGCTTTCCACCGGTCAGAAGCGGAGATTAAGCATGGCCGGAGCCGTTGTATGCGGACAGTCGATCCTGCTGCTGGATGAGCCTACCTTTGGCCAGGATGCCAGAAACACATTTGCAATTCTGAATTACTGCATGGAGATGCAGGCGGAAGGCGCGGCGATTGTCATGGTAACACATGAGGAGGGAATCGCCCGGCATGTCGCCTCTCGTGTCTGGGAAGTGTGTAATGGCGTGCTTAAGGAAGGAACGCCCGCTGGCCGGGAGCAGCCAGAAATGCGGGTGGGGACATGA
- a CDS encoding energy-coupling factor transporter transmembrane protein EcfT, translating to MIELLTPTRSTILQNANPAVKLALFIALFFVTVQTRNIDFAMDQAIVYTLLLFILGGFPFRKTLLLVLPFFLLFVSSSITMVLFGKGDTLWWQWGLLRITEESFYRGMHLGFRSIAFAAEGLLFVSTTSSVKLFYALMQSFKLAPKFAYSFMASIRLLPMVWEEFLIRRQALQVRGARVKGKGLKGLAEHIRLYAVPLLSQSIRRAHRVAVAMEAKQFDGKGPRTYFYPSKVSWIDVISMILLVIAPCLAYMVSLSFQWFGIADVRYHS from the coding sequence ATGATTGAGCTGCTGACGCCTACTCGATCGACAATTTTGCAGAATGCCAATCCTGCCGTAAAGCTTGCTCTATTTATCGCTCTGTTCTTCGTCACGGTGCAGACTCGAAACATAGATTTCGCAATGGATCAGGCGATTGTCTATACGCTTCTCCTATTTATTCTTGGCGGCTTTCCGTTCCGGAAAACGCTGCTGCTTGTCCTGCCGTTCTTCCTGCTGTTTGTTTCTTCTTCCATCACGATGGTTCTGTTTGGCAAGGGAGATACCCTGTGGTGGCAGTGGGGACTGCTGCGCATTACCGAAGAGAGTTTTTACAGAGGCATGCATCTGGGATTCCGGTCGATTGCCTTTGCGGCGGAAGGACTGCTGTTTGTCAGTACGACCTCTTCCGTAAAACTTTTCTATGCACTGATGCAAAGCTTCAAACTAGCTCCGAAATTTGCATACAGCTTTATGGCTTCCATCCGGCTGCTGCCGATGGTGTGGGAGGAGTTTCTGATCCGCAGGCAAGCACTTCAGGTGAGAGGGGCACGGGTAAAAGGGAAGGGACTGAAAGGATTGGCAGAGCATATCCGCCTGTACGCCGTACCGCTCCTGTCCCAGAGCATCCGCCGCGCACACCGGGTTGCCGTCGCGATGGAAGCCAAGCAATTTGACGGGAAAGGTCCGAGAACATACTTCTATCCCTCAAAAGTATCCTGGATTGACGTAATTTCGATGATCCTGCTTGTCATTGCTCCCTGCTTGGCTTATATGGTTTCTCTAAGTTTTCAGTGGTTTGGCATTGCGGATGTACGCTATCACTCCTGA
- a CDS encoding YheC/YheD family protein, producing the protein MWFSYVGILLNAAMHRGIPHGRTGQESLANYEEAARIYGLLPCYIRLQDIDMDSGECTAYLRRDNIYTLVRIPIPRVIHNRAIYLDAGSQHKINALMGQGFVIFNGFNRYGKDEIHQLLKNDPALSPYLPETKNATSSSISEMMRHYDDIIMKPCAGSIGRGILRLHHAGSNWKLTYSPSGRSYGWRTVTLRQKKLPAVLRSRVSQVPYLVQERIALAEFRYRPYDLRVSVQRGISGSWSITGMYAKAASSRTFVSNVAQGGKALRVETVLSESLPDLSAEAVIASVRKLALRVAEKLELHLPYAADFGLDIGLSTAGKPYFIECNGRDQRYGFCKAGLNELWKETYRQPMAYARYLLGR; encoded by the coding sequence GTGTGGTTTTCTTATGTCGGAATTCTACTGAACGCGGCCATGCACCGGGGCATTCCGCATGGAAGGACCGGGCAGGAATCCCTTGCCAACTACGAGGAGGCCGCCCGCATTTACGGACTGCTTCCATGCTACATCCGGCTTCAGGATATTGATATGGACAGCGGTGAATGCACCGCCTATTTACGAAGAGATAACATCTATACTCTCGTCCGCATACCTATTCCGCGCGTTATTCATAATCGGGCTATCTACCTGGATGCGGGGTCTCAACATAAAATCAATGCCCTTATGGGTCAGGGATTTGTTATTTTTAACGGCTTTAACCGCTACGGAAAAGATGAAATACATCAATTGCTCAAAAATGATCCAGCCCTGTCGCCTTATCTTCCTGAAACCAAAAATGCCACATCCTCTTCCATTTCGGAAATGATGCGGCATTATGATGATATTATTATGAAGCCATGCGCAGGCAGCATCGGCCGAGGCATACTACGGCTGCATCATGCTGGTTCAAACTGGAAGCTTACCTATTCGCCGAGCGGAAGATCCTATGGCTGGAGGACAGTCACATTACGCCAGAAGAAGCTCCCTGCGGTGCTCCGAAGCCGTGTTTCCCAGGTCCCTTATCTCGTGCAGGAACGCATTGCCTTAGCGGAATTCAGATACCGGCCGTATGATCTGCGCGTTTCCGTGCAGCGGGGAATAAGCGGAAGCTGGAGTATTACAGGCATGTATGCCAAGGCTGCTTCCTCACGTACCTTTGTCTCCAATGTAGCCCAAGGCGGGAAAGCTCTGCGTGTTGAAACCGTCCTTAGCGAAAGCCTTCCCGATCTTTCAGCTGAAGCAGTCATTGCCAGCGTGCGGAAGCTTGCATTGCGGGTTGCCGAAAAACTGGAACTACATCTTCCCTATGCAGCAGATTTCGGGCTGGATATCGGTCTCTCAACTGCAGGAAAACCTTATTTTATCGAATGCAACGGGCGTGACCAGCGGTATGGCTTCTGCAAGGCTGGTTTGAACGAGCTCTGGAAGGAGACCTACCGTCAGCCCATGGCCTATGCCCGGTATTTGCTCGGTCGCTGA
- a CDS encoding glycosyltransferase family 4 protein, giving the protein MHKLKAAVVTPGTFFIPSGRSSSVERVVEQMIPRVPEGFDIRIYGLQEPDHPVIGSIDGGIRVYRLPGGARYASGIIRSLKEWKPRIIDVQNRPFLASRIKQAIPGAKVVTSIHSLTYISPPHADHRNAERTLQSVDRIVVNSVYLEKELGARYPNLKNKISVNPLGVNLPDFIPRYNPHSEALRESKLMDRGWQGRRIIMYAGRLLPIKGVHHVLTALPKLIRAVPDVMLLIVGSPFYGSSRRTPYEAHLHNLAEPYLNHVTFIPFVSHPAISYWYHLADIVVVPSAEGEAFGLVNVEAMASAVPVVASDAGGIPEIVEDGVSGVLLPQASLDSELAPELIRLLSDEQLRRSLGQAGRLRVAQSFQWKHTAERWHEMMQKLVLQ; this is encoded by the coding sequence TTGCATAAGCTAAAAGCCGCTGTGGTAACACCAGGTACATTTTTTATTCCTTCAGGCCGAAGCAGCTCGGTCGAACGGGTCGTAGAGCAGATGATTCCACGTGTGCCCGAAGGCTTTGACATCCGGATCTACGGATTGCAGGAACCAGACCATCCAGTGATCGGGAGCATCGACGGAGGAATACGGGTATACCGTCTTCCAGGCGGAGCCCGCTACGCTTCCGGAATAATCCGTTCTTTGAAGGAATGGAAGCCTCGGATCATCGATGTGCAGAACCGTCCATTTCTCGCCAGCCGGATTAAACAGGCTATACCTGGCGCGAAGGTCGTCACATCCATTCATTCACTGACGTATATTTCTCCACCTCATGCCGATCACCGGAACGCCGAACGTACTTTGCAGTCTGTGGATCGGATTGTTGTGAATAGTGTGTACCTGGAAAAAGAGCTTGGTGCCCGTTACCCCAACCTGAAGAATAAAATCAGCGTCAATCCTCTTGGCGTAAACCTGCCTGATTTTATACCGCGCTATAATCCGCATTCCGAGGCTTTGCGTGAATCCAAGCTGATGGACAGGGGATGGCAGGGGAGACGCATCATAATGTACGCCGGAAGATTACTGCCGATCAAAGGGGTGCATCATGTGCTTACCGCTCTTCCGAAACTGATTCGGGCTGTGCCGGATGTCATGCTGCTTATCGTGGGAAGTCCATTTTACGGCTCAAGCCGCCGGACTCCTTACGAAGCCCATCTGCATAATTTAGCGGAGCCCTATCTGAATCATGTCACGTTCATTCCCTTTGTCTCCCATCCGGCTATTTCATACTGGTACCATCTGGCAGATATTGTTGTTGTGCCATCCGCAGAAGGGGAGGCTTTTGGATTAGTCAATGTGGAGGCTATGGCTTCTGCTGTGCCTGTCGTCGCCTCCGATGCAGGTGGAATTCCGGAAATTGTGGAGGATGGAGTCAGCGGGGTTTTGCTGCCGCAGGCTTCCCTTGATAGTGAACTGGCACCCGAGCTAATCCGTCTCTTGAGCGATGAACAGCTACGCCGCTCGTTAGGGCAGGCTGGCCGCTTGCGGGTTGCACAATCTTTTCAATGGAAGCATACGGCAGAGCGATGGCATGAAATGATGCAAAAGCTGGTTTTACAGTGA